The Salvelinus namaycush isolate Seneca chromosome 16, SaNama_1.0, whole genome shotgun sequence genome has a segment encoding these proteins:
- the rassf11 gene encoding ras association domain-containing protein 8 — MEVKVSVEGVPRVVCGVTEKTTCQEVVIALAQSLGRPGRYTLQEKFKEFKRNVTPNERLLESLEKYGQQAREIQLTLLHNGPSLWEGPSRGKGCRYEAGPQLRRADAVGKVQRVSGGLSLHRQSLPPLSCLRQQAEQRPEEPKRPKRKSLTLMEEAWGWLESIGRGAVNQSGREKGSRMDTVKRDGCSLNVSVTVAKDPSTPGVLQSKFREKSAKSTEHQRISCCMGNQGRDREKSNLCNSDEGNDIQHVKKHPEVSMAKIKAESQQNPTSALKMVDEKRKLRALVAIQQASLKELQVQITCTDSQIHELEEQRKARQADQEAQQKIVEEAEHLEFWKNELKAEEGYEKDLQEQFLEMKVKAVECKAKLEEYKRKMQGLDSSRDRRTVQEEQVNVPSQDATSPATAGWKRLNEALNQSRSLTVSVVNTDRKFAPRVDSSHPHAVVLPNQIKELQPSGPSQLRDWWTCWSEAQSPNPETQPRVVHLSEIMIHLGSTRV, encoded by the exons ATGGAGGTTAAGGTATCAGTGGAGGGAGTCCCACGTGTTGTCTGTGGAGTTACTGAGAAAACCACATGCCAGGAAGTAGTCATAGCTTTGGCTCAATCCCTTG GTCGTCCTGGGCGCTACACACTTCAGGAGAAATTCAAAGAGTTTAAGCGGAATGTGACGCCTAATGAACGGCTTCTGGAGTCTCTTGAGAAGTACGGCCAGCAGGCCAGAGAGATCCAGCTCACCCTGCTGCACAATGGGCCATCCCTCTGGGAAGGGCCTAGCAGAGGGAAAGGCTGCAGATACGAGGCTGGCCCTCAGCTTAGGAGAGCAGATGCTGTGGGCAAAGTACAAAGGGTTAGCGGTGGGCTTAGTTTACACCGTCAAAGCCTACCTCCCTTATCGTGCCTGCGGCAACAAGCCGAACAGCGACCGGAAGAACCAAAAAGGCCCAAAAGAAAGTCCCTGACCCTGATGGAGGAGGCTTGGGGATGGCTGGAGAGCATAGGAAGGGGCGCAGTGAACCAATCAGGCCGCGAAAAGGGTAGCAGGATGGACACTGTTAAAAGGGATGGTTGTTCCCTGAACGTTTCGGTCACTGTTGCCAAGGATCCCTCCACTCCTGGGGTTTTACAGAGCAAATTTAGAGAAAAGAGTGCTAAGTCCACTGAGCACCAGCGAATCTCCTGCTGCATGGGAAACCagggcagggacagagagaaaagtAACCTTTGCAATTCTGATGAAGGTAATGATATCCAACATGTTAAGAAACACCCAGAGGTTAGCATGGCAAAGATAAAAGCTGAGAGCCAGCAGAACCCAACCAGTGCACTTAAGATGGTTGATGAGAAAAGGAAGTTAAGAGCACTAGTTGCTATCCAACAGGCTAGTCTGAAAGAGCTGCAGGTCCAAATAACCTGCACGGATAGCCAAATTCATGAGCTGGAGGAGCAACGAAAGGCCAGGCAAGCTGACCAAGAGGCCCAGCAAAAAATAGTGGAGGAGGCAGAGCACCTGGAATTTTGGAAGAATGAGCTGAAGGCCGAAGAGGGATATGAGAAAGACTTGCAGGAACAGTTCCTGGAGATGAAGGTGAAAGCTGTGGAGTGTAAGGCCAAGTTGGAAGAGTACAAACGCAAAATGCAAGGTCTTGATTCTTCAAGGGACAGGAGAACTGTTCAAGAGGAGCAAGTGAATGTTCCAAGCCAAGATGCCACATCTCCTGCTACTGCAGGGTGGAAAAGGCTGAATGAGGCCCTGAATCAATCAAGATCTCTTACAGTCAGTGTGGTAAATACTGACAGGAAGTTTGCGCCCAGAGTGGACTCCAGTCATCCTCATGCTGTAGTTCTTCCAAACCAGATCAAGGAATTGCAGCCCTCAGGGCCAAGTCAGCTTAGGGACTGGTGGACATGCTGGTCTGAAGCTCAGAGTCCAAATCCAGAAACACAACCAAGGGTTGTGCATCTCTCTGAAATAATGATACATCTGGGCAGCACCAGAGTTTGA